One Kryptolebias marmoratus isolate JLee-2015 linkage group LG21, ASM164957v2, whole genome shotgun sequence DNA segment encodes these proteins:
- the sycp2l gene encoding synaptonemal complex protein 2-like isoform X1, with amino-acid sequence MFELQVDDCLLRGDSTRLVSMIHHEGLSSSTLNRLNHLVTKELSSCGFSRVLVLMKSLVLLSENKDDLQKLICLELTTKVMLWFEAVRDLLTSDLCRSSTPLFTLTEEFFDYFLLLGQASLSGPQISVVLLQLARFSLESQIHFPLRLEAIRTFNSILESLSRDQRRPIQNDENLTQILSQMAAAVLTVGDYELQVSLSEALCRLTPRRDREQRTNQWFSSHDISSAFCDIRDADFEVDCRCFLNFVNRYHGDQRRVYTFPCLRVFFSSIQLFRPKDDKLDEFWIDFNVGSGCVSFFIDNPQGLLWGSIHLLKEDVDHYTLQVEHDEMVLRVKLTNPIMHQDIRGQTVELSFSCEHQQELEEAAGRVFNVPKIPSSPQPSVTGGTVQTSPFIDKHMGQSYSRKKPPKKSQLRGQSSHSADFSQQLLYSHKRTNRMLTFISLVLPLSSPSSEEDSSTPKDVLRKRKTTDLGYQSDQTESVSAHKKKAEPQKEEEEESYSTVFDHTPEGMGPTVEEGLLKDGPWTVGQQEQPGSEQWAEPESQLTSDITTAFQSCRAQLEQHFTKAEAEVLLSLKKSQQHVSSLLTAVHQHRFLLLQQFENGVSDQLKQLEENSSNLNAINTQILKFFQSMNQQLGSFCEDHLQKSVWFGVHLFLLPESFHTATISLGSDFSLV; translated from the exons ATG TTTGAGCTGCAGGTAGATGACTGCTTGCTTCGTGGAGACTCCACTCGACTTGTTTCTATGATTCATCATGAAGGACTGAGCAGCTCCACCCTCAACAGGCTCAACCACCTGGTTACCAAG gAGCTGTCTAGCTGCGGGTTCAgcagagttctggttctgatgaaaTCTTTAGTTCTTCTGTCGGAGAACAAAGACGACCTGCAGAAGCTCATCTGCCTCGAACTGACGACTAAG gtGATGTTATGGTTTGAAGCTGTTCGGGAcctgctgacctctgacctctgtaGAAGCTCCACCCCCCTGTTCACCCTGACAGAGGAGTTCTTTGACTACTTCCTG ctgctggGTCAAGCTTCTCTGTCag GTCCTCAGATCTCTGTGGTTCTTCTTCAGCTGGCTCGCTTCTCCCTGGAATCACAAATCCACTTCCCGTTGAGACTGGAG gCCATCAGAACCTTCAACAGCATCCTGGAGTCTCTGAGCCGAGATCAAAGGAGACCGATCCAGAACGATGAGAACCTGACCCAGATACT ATCTCAGATGGCAGCAGCTGTTCTGACAGTTGGAG ACTACGAGCTGCAGGTCAGTCTGTCAGAGGCTCTGTGTCGCCTGACTCCACGCCGGGACCGCGAGCAAAGAACCAATCAGTGGTTCTCTAGCCATGACATCAGCTCTGCGTTCTGTGACATCAGAGATGCAGACTTTGAGGTG GACTGCAGATGCTTCCTAAACTTTGTTAACCGTTACCATGGAGACCAGAGGAG GGTGTACACCTTCCCCTGCCTGCGAGTGTTCTTCAGTTCTATTCAG ctgtttcGGCCGAAAGATGACAAACTGGACGAGTTCTGGATCGATTTTAACGTGGGTTCAGGTTGTGTGAGCTTCTTCATCGACAATCCTCAG ggTTTACTTTGGGGTTCGATCCACCTGCTGAAGGAGGACGTGGATCATTACACTCTGCAAGTCGAACATGATG AAATGGTCCTCCGTGTGAAGCTGACTAATCCAATAATGCATCAGGACATCAGAGGTCAGACCGTGGAGTTGAGCTTCAGCTGTGAACATCAGCAAGAGCTGGAGGAGGCTGCAGGGCGGGTCTTCAATGTACCT aAAATACCGAGCTCCCCCCAACCTTCAGTCACAGGTGGAACTGTCCAGACATCCCCCTTTATAGACAAACACATGGGTCAGTCCTACAGTCGGAAGAAACCACCgaaaaagagtcagctgagag gtcaaagttcacacAGTGCAGACTTTAGTCAACAACTTCTGTACTCACATAAAAGGACAAACAGGATGCTAACATTTATCTCTTTAGTTTTACCGCTGTCATCCCCGAGCAGTGAAGAAGATTCCTCGACACCAAAG GACGTTCTGAGGAAGAGAAAAACTACAGATTTAG GTTACCAGTCAGACCAGACTGAGAGTGTGTCGGCCCACAAGAAGAAGGCGGAGCCtcagaaagaggaggaggaggagtcttACTCAACAGTATTTG ATCATACACCTGAAGGGATGGGGCCAACTGTAGAGGAGGGTCTCCTCAAAGATGGACCGTGGACAGTTGGCCAACAAGAGCAGCCTGGGTCTGAGCAGTGGGCGGAGCCAGAGTCCCAGCTGACCTCTGACATTACAACTGCCTTCCAGTCCTGTAGAGCACAGCTGGAACAACACTTCACC aaagctgaagctgaagttcTTCTGTCTTTAAAGAAGAGTCAACAGCACGTGTCCTCACTGCTGACAGCTGTCCATCAACACAG gttcttgttgctgcagcagtttgaaaaCGGTGTCAGTGATCAGctgaaacagctggaagaaaacTCATCTAACCTGAACGCCATCAACACCCAGATCCTG aagtTCTTTCAGTCTATGAATCAGCAGCTCGGCTCATTCTGTGAGGACCATCTGCAGAAGTCAGTCTGGTTTGGTGTAcatctgtttctgctgccaGAATCATTTCATACAGCCACTATCTCATTAGGATCTGACTTTAGTCTGGTTTAG
- the sycp2l gene encoding synaptonemal complex protein 2-like isoform X4, whose protein sequence is MFELQVDDCLLRGDSTRLVSMIHHEGLSSSTLNRLNHLVTKELSSCGFSRVLVLMKSLVLLSENKDDLQKLICLELTTKVMLWFEAVRDLLTSDLCRSSTPLFTLTEEFFDYFLLLGQASLSGPQISVVLLQLARFSLESQIHFPLRLEAIRTFNSILESLSRDQRRPIQNDENLTQILSQMAAAVLTVGDYELQVSLSEALCRLTPRRDREQRTNQWFSSHDISSAFCDIRDADFEVDCRCFLNFVNRYHGDQRRVYTFPCLRVFFSSIQLFRPKDDKLDEFWIDFNVGSGCVSFFIDNPQGLLWGSIHLLKEDVDHYTLQVEHDEMVLRVKLTNPIMHQDIRGQTVELSFSCEHQQELEEAAGRVFNVPKIPSSPQPSVTGGTVQTSPFIDKHMGQSYSRKKPPKKSQLRVLPLSSPSSEEDSSTPKDVLRKRKTTDLGYQSDQTESVSAHKKKAEPQKEEEEESYSTVFDHTPEGMGPTVEEGLLKDGPWTVGQQEQPGSEQWAEPESQLTSDITTAFQSCRAQLEQHFTKAEAEVLLSLKKSQQHVSSLLTAVHQHRFLLLQQFENGVSDQLKQLEENSSNLNAINTQILKFFQSMNQQLGSFCEDHLQKSVWFGVHLFLLPESFHTATISLGSDFSLV, encoded by the exons ATG TTTGAGCTGCAGGTAGATGACTGCTTGCTTCGTGGAGACTCCACTCGACTTGTTTCTATGATTCATCATGAAGGACTGAGCAGCTCCACCCTCAACAGGCTCAACCACCTGGTTACCAAG gAGCTGTCTAGCTGCGGGTTCAgcagagttctggttctgatgaaaTCTTTAGTTCTTCTGTCGGAGAACAAAGACGACCTGCAGAAGCTCATCTGCCTCGAACTGACGACTAAG gtGATGTTATGGTTTGAAGCTGTTCGGGAcctgctgacctctgacctctgtaGAAGCTCCACCCCCCTGTTCACCCTGACAGAGGAGTTCTTTGACTACTTCCTG ctgctggGTCAAGCTTCTCTGTCag GTCCTCAGATCTCTGTGGTTCTTCTTCAGCTGGCTCGCTTCTCCCTGGAATCACAAATCCACTTCCCGTTGAGACTGGAG gCCATCAGAACCTTCAACAGCATCCTGGAGTCTCTGAGCCGAGATCAAAGGAGACCGATCCAGAACGATGAGAACCTGACCCAGATACT ATCTCAGATGGCAGCAGCTGTTCTGACAGTTGGAG ACTACGAGCTGCAGGTCAGTCTGTCAGAGGCTCTGTGTCGCCTGACTCCACGCCGGGACCGCGAGCAAAGAACCAATCAGTGGTTCTCTAGCCATGACATCAGCTCTGCGTTCTGTGACATCAGAGATGCAGACTTTGAGGTG GACTGCAGATGCTTCCTAAACTTTGTTAACCGTTACCATGGAGACCAGAGGAG GGTGTACACCTTCCCCTGCCTGCGAGTGTTCTTCAGTTCTATTCAG ctgtttcGGCCGAAAGATGACAAACTGGACGAGTTCTGGATCGATTTTAACGTGGGTTCAGGTTGTGTGAGCTTCTTCATCGACAATCCTCAG ggTTTACTTTGGGGTTCGATCCACCTGCTGAAGGAGGACGTGGATCATTACACTCTGCAAGTCGAACATGATG AAATGGTCCTCCGTGTGAAGCTGACTAATCCAATAATGCATCAGGACATCAGAGGTCAGACCGTGGAGTTGAGCTTCAGCTGTGAACATCAGCAAGAGCTGGAGGAGGCTGCAGGGCGGGTCTTCAATGTACCT aAAATACCGAGCTCCCCCCAACCTTCAGTCACAGGTGGAACTGTCCAGACATCCCCCTTTATAGACAAACACATGGGTCAGTCCTACAGTCGGAAGAAACCACCgaaaaagagtcagctgagag TTTTACCGCTGTCATCCCCGAGCAGTGAAGAAGATTCCTCGACACCAAAG GACGTTCTGAGGAAGAGAAAAACTACAGATTTAG GTTACCAGTCAGACCAGACTGAGAGTGTGTCGGCCCACAAGAAGAAGGCGGAGCCtcagaaagaggaggaggaggagtcttACTCAACAGTATTTG ATCATACACCTGAAGGGATGGGGCCAACTGTAGAGGAGGGTCTCCTCAAAGATGGACCGTGGACAGTTGGCCAACAAGAGCAGCCTGGGTCTGAGCAGTGGGCGGAGCCAGAGTCCCAGCTGACCTCTGACATTACAACTGCCTTCCAGTCCTGTAGAGCACAGCTGGAACAACACTTCACC aaagctgaagctgaagttcTTCTGTCTTTAAAGAAGAGTCAACAGCACGTGTCCTCACTGCTGACAGCTGTCCATCAACACAG gttcttgttgctgcagcagtttgaaaaCGGTGTCAGTGATCAGctgaaacagctggaagaaaacTCATCTAACCTGAACGCCATCAACACCCAGATCCTG aagtTCTTTCAGTCTATGAATCAGCAGCTCGGCTCATTCTGTGAGGACCATCTGCAGAAGTCAGTCTGGTTTGGTGTAcatctgtttctgctgccaGAATCATTTCATACAGCCACTATCTCATTAGGATCTGACTTTAGTCTGGTTTAG
- the sycp2l gene encoding synaptonemal complex protein 2-like isoform X2 gives MFELQVDDCLLRGDSTRLVSMIHHEGLSSSTLNRLNHLVTKELSSCGFSRVLVLMKSLVLLSENKDDLQKLICLELTTKVMLWFEAVRDLLTSDLCRSSTPLFTLTEEFFDYFLLLGQASLSGPQISVVLLQLARFSLESQIHFPLRLEAIRTFNSILESLSRDQRRPIQNDENLTQILSQMAAAVLTVGDYELQVSLSEALCRLTPRRDREQRTNQWFSSHDISSAFCDIRDADFEVDCRCFLNFVNRYHGDQRRVYTFPCLRVFFSSIQLFRPKDDKLDEFWIDFNVGSGCVSFFIDNPQGLLWGSIHLLKEDVDHYTLQVEHDEMVLRVKLTNPIMHQDIRGQTVELSFSCEHQQELEEAAGRVFNKIPSSPQPSVTGGTVQTSPFIDKHMGQSYSRKKPPKKSQLRGQSSHSADFSQQLLYSHKRTNRMLTFISLVLPLSSPSSEEDSSTPKDVLRKRKTTDLGYQSDQTESVSAHKKKAEPQKEEEEESYSTVFDHTPEGMGPTVEEGLLKDGPWTVGQQEQPGSEQWAEPESQLTSDITTAFQSCRAQLEQHFTKAEAEVLLSLKKSQQHVSSLLTAVHQHRFLLLQQFENGVSDQLKQLEENSSNLNAINTQILKFFQSMNQQLGSFCEDHLQKSVWFGVHLFLLPESFHTATISLGSDFSLV, from the exons ATG TTTGAGCTGCAGGTAGATGACTGCTTGCTTCGTGGAGACTCCACTCGACTTGTTTCTATGATTCATCATGAAGGACTGAGCAGCTCCACCCTCAACAGGCTCAACCACCTGGTTACCAAG gAGCTGTCTAGCTGCGGGTTCAgcagagttctggttctgatgaaaTCTTTAGTTCTTCTGTCGGAGAACAAAGACGACCTGCAGAAGCTCATCTGCCTCGAACTGACGACTAAG gtGATGTTATGGTTTGAAGCTGTTCGGGAcctgctgacctctgacctctgtaGAAGCTCCACCCCCCTGTTCACCCTGACAGAGGAGTTCTTTGACTACTTCCTG ctgctggGTCAAGCTTCTCTGTCag GTCCTCAGATCTCTGTGGTTCTTCTTCAGCTGGCTCGCTTCTCCCTGGAATCACAAATCCACTTCCCGTTGAGACTGGAG gCCATCAGAACCTTCAACAGCATCCTGGAGTCTCTGAGCCGAGATCAAAGGAGACCGATCCAGAACGATGAGAACCTGACCCAGATACT ATCTCAGATGGCAGCAGCTGTTCTGACAGTTGGAG ACTACGAGCTGCAGGTCAGTCTGTCAGAGGCTCTGTGTCGCCTGACTCCACGCCGGGACCGCGAGCAAAGAACCAATCAGTGGTTCTCTAGCCATGACATCAGCTCTGCGTTCTGTGACATCAGAGATGCAGACTTTGAGGTG GACTGCAGATGCTTCCTAAACTTTGTTAACCGTTACCATGGAGACCAGAGGAG GGTGTACACCTTCCCCTGCCTGCGAGTGTTCTTCAGTTCTATTCAG ctgtttcGGCCGAAAGATGACAAACTGGACGAGTTCTGGATCGATTTTAACGTGGGTTCAGGTTGTGTGAGCTTCTTCATCGACAATCCTCAG ggTTTACTTTGGGGTTCGATCCACCTGCTGAAGGAGGACGTGGATCATTACACTCTGCAAGTCGAACATGATG AAATGGTCCTCCGTGTGAAGCTGACTAATCCAATAATGCATCAGGACATCAGAGGTCAGACCGTGGAGTTGAGCTTCAGCTGTGAACATCAGCAAGAGCTGGAGGAGGCTGCAGGGCGGGTCTTCAAT aAAATACCGAGCTCCCCCCAACCTTCAGTCACAGGTGGAACTGTCCAGACATCCCCCTTTATAGACAAACACATGGGTCAGTCCTACAGTCGGAAGAAACCACCgaaaaagagtcagctgagag gtcaaagttcacacAGTGCAGACTTTAGTCAACAACTTCTGTACTCACATAAAAGGACAAACAGGATGCTAACATTTATCTCTTTAGTTTTACCGCTGTCATCCCCGAGCAGTGAAGAAGATTCCTCGACACCAAAG GACGTTCTGAGGAAGAGAAAAACTACAGATTTAG GTTACCAGTCAGACCAGACTGAGAGTGTGTCGGCCCACAAGAAGAAGGCGGAGCCtcagaaagaggaggaggaggagtcttACTCAACAGTATTTG ATCATACACCTGAAGGGATGGGGCCAACTGTAGAGGAGGGTCTCCTCAAAGATGGACCGTGGACAGTTGGCCAACAAGAGCAGCCTGGGTCTGAGCAGTGGGCGGAGCCAGAGTCCCAGCTGACCTCTGACATTACAACTGCCTTCCAGTCCTGTAGAGCACAGCTGGAACAACACTTCACC aaagctgaagctgaagttcTTCTGTCTTTAAAGAAGAGTCAACAGCACGTGTCCTCACTGCTGACAGCTGTCCATCAACACAG gttcttgttgctgcagcagtttgaaaaCGGTGTCAGTGATCAGctgaaacagctggaagaaaacTCATCTAACCTGAACGCCATCAACACCCAGATCCTG aagtTCTTTCAGTCTATGAATCAGCAGCTCGGCTCATTCTGTGAGGACCATCTGCAGAAGTCAGTCTGGTTTGGTGTAcatctgtttctgctgccaGAATCATTTCATACAGCCACTATCTCATTAGGATCTGACTTTAGTCTGGTTTAG
- the sycp2l gene encoding synaptonemal complex protein 2-like isoform X5, giving the protein MFELQVDDCLLRGDSTRLVSMIHHEGLSSSTLNRLNHLVTKELSSCGFSRVLVLMKSLVLLSENKDDLQKLICLELTTKVMLWFEAVRDLLTSDLCRSSTPLFTLTEEFFDYFLLLGQASLSGPQISVVLLQLARFSLESQIHFPLRLEAIRTFNSILESLSRDQRRPIQNDENLTQILSQMAAAVLTVGDYELQVSLSEALCRLTPRRDREQRTNQWFSSHDISSAFCDIRDADFEVDCRCFLNFVNRYHGDQRRVYTFPCLRVFFSSIQLFRPKDDKLDEFWIDFNVGSGCVSFFIDNPQGLLWGSIHLLKEDVDHYTLQVEHDEMVLRVKLTNPIMHQDIRGQTVELSFSCEHQQELEEAAGRVFNKIPSSPQPSVTGGTVQTSPFIDKHMGQSYSRKKPPKKSQLRVLPLSSPSSEEDSSTPKDVLRKRKTTDLGYQSDQTESVSAHKKKAEPQKEEEEESYSTVFDHTPEGMGPTVEEGLLKDGPWTVGQQEQPGSEQWAEPESQLTSDITTAFQSCRAQLEQHFTKAEAEVLLSLKKSQQHVSSLLTAVHQHRFLLLQQFENGVSDQLKQLEENSSNLNAINTQILKFFQSMNQQLGSFCEDHLQKSVWFGVHLFLLPESFHTATISLGSDFSLV; this is encoded by the exons ATG TTTGAGCTGCAGGTAGATGACTGCTTGCTTCGTGGAGACTCCACTCGACTTGTTTCTATGATTCATCATGAAGGACTGAGCAGCTCCACCCTCAACAGGCTCAACCACCTGGTTACCAAG gAGCTGTCTAGCTGCGGGTTCAgcagagttctggttctgatgaaaTCTTTAGTTCTTCTGTCGGAGAACAAAGACGACCTGCAGAAGCTCATCTGCCTCGAACTGACGACTAAG gtGATGTTATGGTTTGAAGCTGTTCGGGAcctgctgacctctgacctctgtaGAAGCTCCACCCCCCTGTTCACCCTGACAGAGGAGTTCTTTGACTACTTCCTG ctgctggGTCAAGCTTCTCTGTCag GTCCTCAGATCTCTGTGGTTCTTCTTCAGCTGGCTCGCTTCTCCCTGGAATCACAAATCCACTTCCCGTTGAGACTGGAG gCCATCAGAACCTTCAACAGCATCCTGGAGTCTCTGAGCCGAGATCAAAGGAGACCGATCCAGAACGATGAGAACCTGACCCAGATACT ATCTCAGATGGCAGCAGCTGTTCTGACAGTTGGAG ACTACGAGCTGCAGGTCAGTCTGTCAGAGGCTCTGTGTCGCCTGACTCCACGCCGGGACCGCGAGCAAAGAACCAATCAGTGGTTCTCTAGCCATGACATCAGCTCTGCGTTCTGTGACATCAGAGATGCAGACTTTGAGGTG GACTGCAGATGCTTCCTAAACTTTGTTAACCGTTACCATGGAGACCAGAGGAG GGTGTACACCTTCCCCTGCCTGCGAGTGTTCTTCAGTTCTATTCAG ctgtttcGGCCGAAAGATGACAAACTGGACGAGTTCTGGATCGATTTTAACGTGGGTTCAGGTTGTGTGAGCTTCTTCATCGACAATCCTCAG ggTTTACTTTGGGGTTCGATCCACCTGCTGAAGGAGGACGTGGATCATTACACTCTGCAAGTCGAACATGATG AAATGGTCCTCCGTGTGAAGCTGACTAATCCAATAATGCATCAGGACATCAGAGGTCAGACCGTGGAGTTGAGCTTCAGCTGTGAACATCAGCAAGAGCTGGAGGAGGCTGCAGGGCGGGTCTTCAAT aAAATACCGAGCTCCCCCCAACCTTCAGTCACAGGTGGAACTGTCCAGACATCCCCCTTTATAGACAAACACATGGGTCAGTCCTACAGTCGGAAGAAACCACCgaaaaagagtcagctgagag TTTTACCGCTGTCATCCCCGAGCAGTGAAGAAGATTCCTCGACACCAAAG GACGTTCTGAGGAAGAGAAAAACTACAGATTTAG GTTACCAGTCAGACCAGACTGAGAGTGTGTCGGCCCACAAGAAGAAGGCGGAGCCtcagaaagaggaggaggaggagtcttACTCAACAGTATTTG ATCATACACCTGAAGGGATGGGGCCAACTGTAGAGGAGGGTCTCCTCAAAGATGGACCGTGGACAGTTGGCCAACAAGAGCAGCCTGGGTCTGAGCAGTGGGCGGAGCCAGAGTCCCAGCTGACCTCTGACATTACAACTGCCTTCCAGTCCTGTAGAGCACAGCTGGAACAACACTTCACC aaagctgaagctgaagttcTTCTGTCTTTAAAGAAGAGTCAACAGCACGTGTCCTCACTGCTGACAGCTGTCCATCAACACAG gttcttgttgctgcagcagtttgaaaaCGGTGTCAGTGATCAGctgaaacagctggaagaaaacTCATCTAACCTGAACGCCATCAACACCCAGATCCTG aagtTCTTTCAGTCTATGAATCAGCAGCTCGGCTCATTCTGTGAGGACCATCTGCAGAAGTCAGTCTGGTTTGGTGTAcatctgtttctgctgccaGAATCATTTCATACAGCCACTATCTCATTAGGATCTGACTTTAGTCTGGTTTAG
- the sycp2l gene encoding synaptonemal complex protein 2-like isoform X3 yields the protein MFELQVDDCLLRGDSTRLVSMIHHEGLSSSTLNRLNHLVTKELSSCGFSRVLVLMKSLVLLSENKDDLQKLICLELTTKVMLWFEAVRDLLTSDLCRSSTPLFTLTEEFFDYFLLLGQASLSGPQISVVLLQLARFSLESQIHFPLRLEAIRTFNSILESLSRDQRRPIQNDENLTQILSQMAAAVLTVGDYELQVSLSEALCRLTPRRDREQRTNQWFSSHDISSAFCDIRDADFEVDCRCFLNFVNRYHGDQRRVYTFPCLRVFFSSIQLFRPKDDKLDEFWIDFNVGSGCVSFFIDNPQGLLWGSIHLLKEDVDHYTLQVEHDEMVLRVKLTNPIMHQDIRGQTVELSFSCEHQQELEEAAGRVFNVPKIPSSPQPSVTGGTVQTSPFIDKHMGQSYSRKKPPKKSQLRGQSSHSADFSQQLLYSHKRTNRMLTFISLVLPLSSPSSEEDSSTPKDVLRKRKTTDLGYQSDQTESVSAHKKKAEPQKEEEEESYSTVFDHTPEGMGPTVEEGLLKDGPWTVGQQEQPGSEQWAEPESQLTSDITTAFQSCRAQLEQHFTKAEAEVLLSLKKSQQHVSSLLTAVHQHRFLLLQQFENGVSDQLKQLEENSSNLNAINTQILKFFQSMNQQLGSFCEDHLQKLKTLVHGHPGLEPPKGEMK from the exons ATG TTTGAGCTGCAGGTAGATGACTGCTTGCTTCGTGGAGACTCCACTCGACTTGTTTCTATGATTCATCATGAAGGACTGAGCAGCTCCACCCTCAACAGGCTCAACCACCTGGTTACCAAG gAGCTGTCTAGCTGCGGGTTCAgcagagttctggttctgatgaaaTCTTTAGTTCTTCTGTCGGAGAACAAAGACGACCTGCAGAAGCTCATCTGCCTCGAACTGACGACTAAG gtGATGTTATGGTTTGAAGCTGTTCGGGAcctgctgacctctgacctctgtaGAAGCTCCACCCCCCTGTTCACCCTGACAGAGGAGTTCTTTGACTACTTCCTG ctgctggGTCAAGCTTCTCTGTCag GTCCTCAGATCTCTGTGGTTCTTCTTCAGCTGGCTCGCTTCTCCCTGGAATCACAAATCCACTTCCCGTTGAGACTGGAG gCCATCAGAACCTTCAACAGCATCCTGGAGTCTCTGAGCCGAGATCAAAGGAGACCGATCCAGAACGATGAGAACCTGACCCAGATACT ATCTCAGATGGCAGCAGCTGTTCTGACAGTTGGAG ACTACGAGCTGCAGGTCAGTCTGTCAGAGGCTCTGTGTCGCCTGACTCCACGCCGGGACCGCGAGCAAAGAACCAATCAGTGGTTCTCTAGCCATGACATCAGCTCTGCGTTCTGTGACATCAGAGATGCAGACTTTGAGGTG GACTGCAGATGCTTCCTAAACTTTGTTAACCGTTACCATGGAGACCAGAGGAG GGTGTACACCTTCCCCTGCCTGCGAGTGTTCTTCAGTTCTATTCAG ctgtttcGGCCGAAAGATGACAAACTGGACGAGTTCTGGATCGATTTTAACGTGGGTTCAGGTTGTGTGAGCTTCTTCATCGACAATCCTCAG ggTTTACTTTGGGGTTCGATCCACCTGCTGAAGGAGGACGTGGATCATTACACTCTGCAAGTCGAACATGATG AAATGGTCCTCCGTGTGAAGCTGACTAATCCAATAATGCATCAGGACATCAGAGGTCAGACCGTGGAGTTGAGCTTCAGCTGTGAACATCAGCAAGAGCTGGAGGAGGCTGCAGGGCGGGTCTTCAATGTACCT aAAATACCGAGCTCCCCCCAACCTTCAGTCACAGGTGGAACTGTCCAGACATCCCCCTTTATAGACAAACACATGGGTCAGTCCTACAGTCGGAAGAAACCACCgaaaaagagtcagctgagag gtcaaagttcacacAGTGCAGACTTTAGTCAACAACTTCTGTACTCACATAAAAGGACAAACAGGATGCTAACATTTATCTCTTTAGTTTTACCGCTGTCATCCCCGAGCAGTGAAGAAGATTCCTCGACACCAAAG GACGTTCTGAGGAAGAGAAAAACTACAGATTTAG GTTACCAGTCAGACCAGACTGAGAGTGTGTCGGCCCACAAGAAGAAGGCGGAGCCtcagaaagaggaggaggaggagtcttACTCAACAGTATTTG ATCATACACCTGAAGGGATGGGGCCAACTGTAGAGGAGGGTCTCCTCAAAGATGGACCGTGGACAGTTGGCCAACAAGAGCAGCCTGGGTCTGAGCAGTGGGCGGAGCCAGAGTCCCAGCTGACCTCTGACATTACAACTGCCTTCCAGTCCTGTAGAGCACAGCTGGAACAACACTTCACC aaagctgaagctgaagttcTTCTGTCTTTAAAGAAGAGTCAACAGCACGTGTCCTCACTGCTGACAGCTGTCCATCAACACAG gttcttgttgctgcagcagtttgaaaaCGGTGTCAGTGATCAGctgaaacagctggaagaaaacTCATCTAACCTGAACGCCATCAACACCCAGATCCTG aagtTCTTTCAGTCTATGAATCAGCAGCTCGGCTCATTCTGTGAGGACCATCTGCAGAA GTTGAAGACTTTGGTCCATGGTCATCCTGGGTTGGAACCTcctaaaggtgaaatgaaataa